Proteins from a single region of Streptomyces griseiscabiei:
- a CDS encoding SGNH/GDSL hydrolase family protein codes for MTTESVRRIAALGSSFASGPGIEPLAERRAHRSTRNYPGLLAARLGAELTDLTVSGATTETIISTPQRVMFHTFAPQLEGLPADADLVTITAGGNDLDYIGSMVRLGLAARLSSRALTRPLGAAFGKRGVPRPSEDDIDRAAAGLARIVEETRRRAKDARVLLVDYLTVLGPDTRDSRATPFDATTLKEFRRLGDDVAAVFQRAASRSGAELVAMGERSGDHALGSAEPWVNGLPARLRGSTIMSAFHPNSAGMQAVSDAIAEHL; via the coding sequence ATGACCACGGAGTCCGTCCGCCGCATCGCCGCGCTGGGAAGCTCGTTCGCCTCGGGACCCGGTATCGAGCCGCTCGCCGAGCGCAGAGCGCACCGTTCGACGCGGAACTACCCCGGGCTGCTCGCCGCCCGGCTCGGTGCCGAACTCACCGACCTGACCGTGAGCGGAGCCACCACGGAGACGATCATCTCCACGCCGCAACGCGTCATGTTCCACACCTTCGCGCCCCAGTTGGAGGGCCTGCCCGCGGACGCCGACCTCGTGACGATCACCGCGGGCGGCAACGACCTCGACTACATCGGCAGCATGGTGCGGCTGGGCCTGGCGGCCCGGCTCTCGTCCCGCGCCCTCACCCGGCCGCTGGGCGCGGCTTTCGGCAAGCGGGGTGTGCCGCGGCCGTCGGAGGACGACATCGACCGGGCGGCGGCCGGTCTCGCCCGGATCGTGGAGGAGACGCGGCGCCGGGCGAAGGACGCGCGGGTGCTCCTGGTGGACTACCTGACGGTGCTCGGACCCGACACCCGCGACAGCCGTGCGACCCCCTTCGACGCGACGACACTGAAGGAGTTCCGTCGGCTGGGCGACGATGTCGCCGCCGTCTTCCAGCGTGCCGCGAGCCGCTCCGGGGCAGAACTCGTCGCCATGGGGGAGCGCAGTGGTGACCACGCCCTCGGCTCGGCCGAACCCTGGGTGAACGGACTGCCCGCACGCCTGCGTGGCTCCACCATCATGAGTGCCTTCCATCCCAACAGCGCCGGCATGCAGGCCGTGTCGGACGCGATCGCAGAGCACCTGTAA
- the mdcB gene encoding triphosphoribosyl-dephospho-CoA synthase MdcB translates to MPQRHTGARTPTPDAVADLAVAALRAEADLAPKPGLVDPRDNGAHTDMDHALLVRSADALRGAFAHCARLAVELPLGPELRARIGAAGRAGERQMLQVTGGVNTHRGALWAVGLLAAGAARRHGIGDAVRFAAGLARLPDSAVPPAQGTSHGAGAGRRYGAPGARGEAAAGFPHVTGHALPMLRRARARGADETSARLDALLSVMAHLPDTCVLHRGGPAGLAIIQRGAADVLAVGGTADPAGRRRLSELDALALSRRLSPGGSADLLAAALFLDSLPAAPKTPPAVKGHTRSHADTRLPFPR, encoded by the coding sequence GTGCCGCAACGTCACACCGGGGCTCGCACACCCACCCCGGACGCCGTCGCCGACCTGGCCGTGGCCGCGCTGCGCGCGGAAGCCGACCTCGCCCCCAAACCGGGCCTGGTCGACCCGCGCGACAACGGCGCCCACACCGACATGGACCACGCCCTGCTGGTGAGATCGGCGGACGCCCTGCGCGGCGCGTTCGCCCACTGCGCCCGACTGGCCGTCGAACTGCCCCTCGGGCCGGAACTCCGCGCGCGGATCGGAGCCGCCGGCCGGGCCGGGGAGCGCCAGATGCTCCAGGTCACCGGCGGCGTCAACACACACCGGGGCGCACTGTGGGCCGTAGGGCTCCTTGCCGCGGGCGCCGCCCGGCGGCACGGCATCGGCGACGCCGTACGTTTCGCCGCGGGCCTGGCCCGGCTGCCGGACTCGGCGGTGCCACCCGCTCAGGGGACCTCCCACGGCGCCGGGGCGGGCCGTCGCTACGGTGCGCCGGGCGCGCGCGGTGAGGCGGCGGCGGGCTTTCCCCACGTGACGGGCCATGCGCTGCCCATGCTGCGGCGGGCGCGGGCTCGCGGCGCGGACGAGACCAGCGCGCGGCTGGACGCCCTGCTGTCCGTGATGGCCCATCTGCCGGACACCTGCGTGCTGCACCGAGGTGGGCCCGCCGGACTCGCGATCATCCAGCGAGGTGCGGCAGACGTCCTGGCCGTCGGAGGCACCGCCGATCCCGCCGGCCGACGGCGGCTGTCCGAACTCGACGCTCTGGCACTGTCCCGGCGCCTGTCCCCGGGCGGCAGCGCCGACCTGCTCGCCGCCGCGCTCTTCCTCGACTCCCTCCCGGCGGCCCCGAAGACCCCTCCGGCAGTGAAAGGACACACGCGTTCCCATGCAGACACTCGTCTACCGTTTCCCCGCTGA
- the mdcA gene encoding malonate decarboxylase subunit alpha — translation MSAREAVPALWDRRRRAKAERLDALAPYREGKILDPGRLRQALENLLRPGDRVALEGDNQKQADFLSRTLAACDPQRVHDLHMLISSVSRPEHLDLFESGIARRLDLAYAGPQSLRLAQLVEDGTVTIGSIHTYVELYARMFTDLTPHVALLCAAKADRDGNLYTGPNTEDTPTIAEATAFRDGVVLVQADEIVDSVTDLPRVDVPGDWVDLVVGADRPFALEPLFTRDPRHIGDVQILMAMIALRGVYERHEVVSLNHGIGFDTAAIELILPTYGERLGLKGRIARHWTLNPHPTLIPAIESGWVESVHCFGGEPGMERYTAARPDVFFTGRDGSLRSNRVLCQLAGQYAIDMFIGSSLQIDGDANSSTVTDGRLSGFGGAPNMGHDPGGRRHASPAWLSLLHGEAPMLRGRKLVVQMAQSFRAGGLPTFVETLDAVEVGASAGMPVPPVMIYGDDVTHVVTEEGVAYLYKAHSLADRRAALAAIAGITPVGRQADTARTESLRRDGLVALPEDLGVEVRLANRSLLAARSIEDLVAWSGGLYDPPARFREW, via the coding sequence ATGTCCGCTAGAGAGGCCGTGCCGGCCCTATGGGACCGGCGCCGCAGGGCCAAGGCAGAGCGGCTCGACGCGCTCGCGCCGTACCGGGAGGGGAAGATACTCGACCCCGGCCGGCTGCGCCAGGCGCTGGAGAATCTGCTGAGGCCGGGCGACAGGGTCGCACTGGAGGGCGACAACCAGAAGCAGGCGGACTTCCTCTCCCGCACACTGGCCGCATGCGATCCGCAACGGGTGCACGACCTGCACATGCTGATCTCGTCGGTGTCCCGGCCGGAACACCTGGACCTGTTCGAGTCGGGCATCGCCCGCCGCCTGGACCTGGCGTACGCGGGCCCGCAGAGTCTGCGGCTGGCGCAGTTGGTGGAGGACGGGACGGTCACGATCGGGTCGATCCACACGTACGTCGAGCTGTACGCGCGGATGTTCACCGACCTGACCCCGCATGTCGCGCTGCTGTGCGCGGCCAAGGCCGACCGTGACGGCAACCTCTACACGGGGCCGAACACCGAGGACACGCCCACCATCGCCGAGGCGACGGCGTTCCGCGACGGCGTGGTCCTGGTCCAGGCCGACGAGATCGTCGACAGCGTCACCGACCTGCCCCGGGTGGACGTGCCCGGCGACTGGGTGGACCTCGTGGTGGGCGCCGACCGGCCGTTCGCCCTGGAGCCCCTGTTCACCCGCGACCCGCGCCACATCGGCGACGTACAGATCCTCATGGCCATGATCGCGCTGCGAGGCGTGTACGAACGGCACGAGGTGGTCTCGCTGAACCACGGCATCGGCTTCGACACCGCGGCGATCGAGCTGATCCTGCCGACCTACGGGGAGCGACTGGGGCTGAAGGGACGCATCGCCCGGCACTGGACACTCAACCCCCACCCGACTCTCATCCCGGCGATCGAGTCGGGCTGGGTGGAGTCGGTGCATTGCTTCGGCGGCGAGCCGGGCATGGAGCGGTACACGGCCGCGCGCCCCGACGTCTTCTTCACCGGCCGCGACGGCTCACTGCGCTCGAACCGGGTGCTGTGCCAGCTGGCCGGCCAGTACGCGATCGACATGTTCATCGGCTCGTCGCTCCAGATCGACGGCGACGCCAACTCCTCCACCGTCACCGATGGGCGGCTGTCCGGCTTCGGCGGGGCGCCGAACATGGGGCACGACCCGGGGGGCCGCCGTCATGCCTCGCCCGCGTGGCTGAGTCTGCTGCACGGCGAGGCGCCCATGCTGCGCGGCCGCAAACTCGTCGTACAGATGGCACAGAGCTTCCGCGCCGGCGGCCTCCCCACGTTCGTCGAGACACTGGACGCCGTCGAGGTCGGCGCATCGGCCGGTATGCCCGTCCCACCCGTGATGATCTACGGCGACGACGTCACACACGTGGTGACCGAGGAAGGCGTGGCCTACCTGTACAAGGCGCACAGCCTCGCCGACCGGCGTGCGGCCCTGGCGGCGATCGCGGGCATCACCCCCGTGGGCCGCCAAGCCGACACCGCGCGGACCGAGTCCCTGCGCCGGGACGGGCTGGTCGCCCTGCCGGAGGACCTGGGGGTCGAGGTCCGGCTGGCGAACCGGTCACTGCTGGCCGCGCGCAGCATCGAGGACCTGGTGGCGTGGTCGGGCGGACTGTACGACCCTCCCGCCCGGTTCCGGGAGTGGTGA
- the mdcD gene encoding biotin-independent malonate decarboxylase subunit beta translates to MSTGTDWRQVLTRRSFIEYDARARAHALVDGGSGREVCDPFDHLESPWLEPQGMVPQADDGVVVLRGTIDGARVVVVSIEQGFLGGGIGEVSGAKISQALLLAAADCRAGVPTAAVLLLETGGVRLHEANLGLNAVAEICSAVLELRELAPVIGVVAGQVGCFGGLGIVAGLCTRLIMTPQGRLGLNGPAVIEQEAGPAEFDASDRPLIWAVHGGAQRHAIGQADTLVPDDADALRRAVTAAVAAGVTDPGQHRSERLDVLAACVDALDPAHPPTPFELRALFERAGTHDHPGPRQRRVDVGGPSRGLAWLAALGGEPTPVIPSVVRADTPDAVYLAVVPDPSAPFHRARGGEVGLAECVALARTVRDIVSEDARTGHRRAVVAVVDLPSQAYGRIEEMAGLHQAIAAAVDACASARRDGHPVVTLVVGRALSGGFLAHGLQAQRILALDDPGVEIHAMHQAAAARVTLRSVEELAELAQKILPLSYRVRDWARLGFCDGLLPVRNADNPTPEDVASVRHAVARAIEDARTGAGDLSGRLDSAAAVTARAASRRVRDRMAAQWRA, encoded by the coding sequence GTGAGCACAGGCACCGACTGGCGGCAGGTTCTCACCCGCCGCAGCTTCATCGAGTACGACGCCCGCGCCCGGGCCCACGCCCTGGTGGACGGCGGGTCGGGCCGGGAGGTGTGCGATCCCTTCGACCACCTGGAGTCGCCCTGGCTGGAGCCCCAGGGCATGGTCCCGCAGGCGGACGACGGCGTGGTCGTCCTGCGCGGCACCATCGACGGAGCCCGGGTCGTCGTCGTCTCGATCGAGCAGGGGTTCCTCGGAGGCGGCATCGGCGAGGTCTCCGGCGCGAAGATCAGCCAGGCACTGCTGCTGGCCGCCGCCGACTGCCGTGCCGGTGTACCGACGGCGGCCGTGCTGCTCCTGGAGACCGGAGGGGTCCGCCTGCACGAGGCCAACCTCGGCCTCAACGCGGTCGCCGAGATCTGCTCCGCCGTGCTGGAGCTGCGTGAACTCGCCCCGGTGATCGGCGTCGTGGCCGGTCAGGTCGGCTGCTTCGGCGGCCTCGGCATCGTCGCCGGGCTCTGCACCCGTCTGATCATGACCCCGCAGGGCAGGCTGGGGCTCAACGGCCCCGCGGTCATCGAGCAGGAAGCCGGACCGGCCGAGTTCGACGCGTCCGACCGCCCCCTGATCTGGGCCGTCCACGGTGGTGCGCAACGCCACGCGATCGGTCAGGCCGACACACTTGTGCCCGACGACGCCGACGCGTTGCGCCGCGCCGTCACGGCGGCTGTGGCCGCCGGTGTCACCGACCCCGGTCAGCACCGCAGCGAGCGGCTCGACGTCCTGGCCGCGTGCGTGGATGCGCTGGATCCCGCGCATCCGCCGACACCGTTCGAACTCCGAGCCCTCTTCGAGAGGGCTGGCACCCATGACCACCCCGGTCCGCGGCAGCGCCGCGTGGACGTGGGCGGTCCAAGCCGCGGCCTGGCCTGGCTCGCCGCCCTGGGCGGCGAGCCGACCCCGGTCATCCCCTCGGTCGTACGCGCGGACACCCCCGACGCCGTGTACCTGGCGGTCGTCCCCGATCCGTCCGCCCCGTTCCACCGCGCCCGCGGCGGCGAGGTCGGACTGGCCGAATGCGTTGCCCTCGCCCGGACCGTGCGGGACATCGTCTCCGAGGACGCGCGGACCGGGCACCGACGGGCCGTCGTCGCGGTGGTGGACCTGCCGAGCCAGGCATACGGCCGGATCGAGGAGATGGCGGGACTGCACCAGGCGATCGCCGCGGCGGTCGACGCCTGCGCGAGCGCGCGCCGGGACGGTCACCCCGTGGTCACTCTCGTCGTCGGCCGTGCGCTGTCCGGCGGCTTCCTCGCCCACGGCCTGCAGGCACAGCGGATCCTCGCCCTGGACGACCCCGGTGTGGAGATCCACGCCATGCACCAGGCCGCCGCGGCGCGTGTCACCCTGCGCTCCGTCGAGGAACTCGCCGAACTCGCCCAGAAGATCCTGCCGCTGAGCTACCGGGTGCGGGACTGGGCGCGCCTGGGCTTCTGCGACGGACTCCTGCCGGTGCGGAACGCTGACAACCCGACGCCCGAGGACGTGGCGAGCGTTCGCCACGCGGTGGCACGGGCGATCGAGGACGCCCGTACCGGAGCGGGCGATCTCTCGGGCCGACTGGACTCCGCGGCGGCGGTCACCGCCCGTGCCGCGTCGCGCCGGGTCCGGGACAGGATGGCCGCACAGTGGCGAGCATGA
- a CDS encoding LysR substrate-binding domain-containing protein, giving the protein MSEGRETSSTTPAETFAPRLVQFLAVARHENVSRAAEQLWLGQSALSRAITRLEADLGLALFSHQSRRLKLTPAGRTLATLLEPLVRHIDQAVEEAGGSVDPQHGHVRLGFLRSMGDEVVPTMISAFAAREPDIEFTVLKEGSNADLLGALRDGEIDLALLAPEPKEPDIAGELLETQRLHLEVPANHRLAAVGTARFQDLAAETFVALTSGYGLRQILDGVCRAAGFRPNIAFQGDDIRTVRALVASGAGIALLPPAAQPSAGTVAVPVTEPVATRDVCLVRSTTNRLSAPAETFRAFMVAQRGQLFPCTDT; this is encoded by the coding sequence ATGTCAGAAGGCCGGGAAACCTCCTCGACCACCCCTGCGGAGACGTTCGCTCCGCGACTCGTCCAGTTCCTCGCCGTCGCCCGCCATGAGAATGTCAGCCGAGCCGCAGAACAGCTCTGGCTCGGGCAGTCGGCACTAAGCCGTGCGATCACCCGGCTGGAAGCCGACCTCGGCCTGGCGCTGTTCAGCCACCAGTCCCGTCGCCTGAAGCTGACGCCCGCCGGGCGAACGCTCGCCACTCTGCTGGAACCGCTGGTACGGCACATCGACCAAGCCGTGGAAGAGGCAGGCGGATCCGTGGATCCCCAGCACGGCCATGTCCGCCTGGGCTTCCTGAGGTCCATGGGCGACGAGGTCGTGCCCACCATGATCAGTGCCTTCGCCGCGCGGGAGCCGGACATCGAGTTCACGGTCCTGAAGGAGGGCAGCAACGCGGACCTGCTCGGCGCGCTGCGGGACGGGGAGATCGACCTCGCCCTGCTCGCCCCGGAACCGAAGGAGCCGGACATCGCCGGCGAGCTGCTGGAGACCCAACGGCTTCATCTGGAGGTGCCCGCGAACCACCGGCTCGCCGCTGTCGGCACCGCCCGTTTCCAGGACCTGGCCGCGGAGACCTTCGTCGCCCTGACCAGCGGCTACGGTCTGCGGCAGATCCTGGACGGCGTATGCCGGGCCGCCGGTTTCCGTCCGAACATCGCGTTCCAGGGCGACGACATCCGCACCGTACGCGCTCTGGTCGCCTCCGGCGCAGGTATCGCGCTGCTACCGCCCGCCGCCCAGCCCTCGGCCGGCACGGTGGCCGTGCCCGTCACCGAACCCGTCGCCACCCGCGATGTCTGCCTCGTCCGGAGCACGACGAACCGCCTCAGCGCCCCGGCCGAGACCTTCCGGGCCTTCATGGTCGCCCAGCGTGGACAACTGTTCCCCTGCACGGACACGTGA
- a CDS encoding ACP S-malonyltransferase produces the protein MSLAFLYPGQGSQRPGMLHALPTSPEVAETLGEAATALHRIGARDPDTLDTPEALRVTTYTQLALLIAGVAAARVLTEEHGLRPDLVAGHSVGAFAAAVTAGVLTFEEAIGAVHLRGELMRRVCADGQWGMAAVLGLGARDARTLTERVSTADDPLWVANVNAADQIVLSGTATALGRAESAAPGLGARRWKRLEVTVASHCPLQEPVAERLAGHLTGVPRRPQRVPYLTNVRGRRVREDAAAVLDDLARSVARPVRWYDATRVLAELGVTRAVQMPPGRVLARLMQAAAPGTRPIALDDAGIEQVLRTCSR, from the coding sequence ATGAGCCTCGCCTTCCTCTACCCCGGACAAGGGTCCCAACGCCCGGGCATGCTGCACGCGTTGCCGACCTCTCCCGAGGTCGCCGAGACGCTCGGCGAGGCGGCGACTGCGCTCCACCGGATCGGCGCCCGGGACCCGGACACGCTGGACACTCCCGAGGCGTTGCGCGTCACGACGTACACCCAACTGGCCCTGCTCATCGCCGGAGTGGCGGCGGCCCGCGTCCTCACCGAGGAGCACGGTCTGCGCCCGGACCTCGTGGCCGGTCACTCCGTCGGCGCGTTCGCCGCCGCCGTCACAGCGGGCGTCCTGACCTTCGAGGAGGCGATCGGGGCCGTGCACCTGCGGGGCGAACTCATGCGGCGGGTCTGCGCCGACGGCCAGTGGGGCATGGCCGCCGTACTCGGACTGGGCGCGCGCGACGCACGGACCCTCACCGAACGGGTGAGCACCGCGGACGACCCTCTGTGGGTGGCCAACGTCAACGCCGCGGACCAGATCGTCCTGTCCGGTACGGCGACGGCCCTGGGGCGGGCGGAGTCGGCCGCGCCCGGCCTGGGCGCGCGTCGCTGGAAGCGCCTGGAGGTGACCGTCGCGTCGCACTGCCCCTTGCAGGAACCCGTCGCCGAACGCCTGGCCGGACATCTCACCGGCGTGCCCCGCCGCCCGCAGCGGGTGCCCTACCTGACCAACGTGCGAGGCCGGCGCGTCCGCGAAGACGCCGCTGCCGTGCTCGACGACCTCGCACGCTCCGTCGCCCGTCCGGTGCGGTGGTACGACGCGACGCGGGTGCTCGCCGAACTCGGCGTGACCCGTGCCGTCCAGATGCCACCGGGGCGGGTACTGGCCCGCCTGATGCAGGCCGCGGCCCCCGGGACCCGGCCGATCGCCCTGGACGACGCGGGCATCGAGCAGGTCCTGCGGACCTGTTCACGATGA
- a CDS encoding MDR family MFS transporter → MKHPLEEPRSVDEPVTSRGPVLKALSGLLLALFVSTLSSTVVSTALPKIIRAVHGSQDQYAWIVTATLLTTTATTPIWGKLADLFSKKTLVQVSVAVFMLGSVASGISQSAGQLIAARAIQGVGVGGVQALVQITIAAMIPPRERGRYSGYLGSVTAASTIGGPLLGGVIVDTGWLGWRWCFFISLPLAVLALLLLRQALSLPSAHRENVKIDYWGATLIAAGVSALLIWVSFLDNSFAWASWQTAAMVTAALALLASAAWVETRAAEPVIPLGIVRQRTTALAILGSLAVGTAMFGSGVFLSQYFQLSREQTPTAAGLLTIPMMAGTLIASTIAGRLISRTGKIKPFLVTGALLLTAGSAGLGTIDSTTSMAFLGTAMMCVGMGVGMTLQNFVLTVQNTVALKDVGAASSTVSFFRSMGGTIGVSVLGAILARQVQDRITHGLAAAGLPSTGAAVSGATEPSHAVRAVVRAAYGDATAQVFLLSAAAAVLAVVAALLMKPVSLRSSLDLPAPTSPTVPAGQRNDGAVESRS, encoded by the coding sequence ATGAAGCATCCTCTGGAGGAACCCAGGTCCGTGGACGAGCCGGTCACCTCGCGCGGCCCTGTGCTGAAAGCCCTCAGCGGCCTTCTGCTCGCCCTGTTCGTCTCGACACTCAGCAGCACGGTCGTCTCGACCGCCCTGCCGAAGATCATCCGAGCCGTGCACGGATCGCAGGACCAGTACGCGTGGATCGTCACCGCCACGCTCCTCACGACCACGGCCACCACTCCGATCTGGGGCAAGCTGGCAGACCTCTTCAGCAAGAAGACCCTCGTGCAGGTGTCCGTGGCCGTCTTCATGCTGGGGTCCGTGGCCTCCGGGATCAGCCAGAGCGCCGGTCAGCTCATCGCCGCGCGAGCCATTCAGGGCGTAGGGGTGGGTGGCGTGCAGGCCCTCGTCCAGATCACGATCGCAGCCATGATCCCGCCCCGTGAGCGCGGCCGGTACAGCGGTTACCTGGGCAGTGTGACGGCCGCGTCGACCATCGGCGGCCCACTCCTCGGCGGGGTCATCGTCGACACCGGCTGGCTCGGATGGCGGTGGTGCTTCTTCATCAGTCTGCCCCTCGCCGTCCTCGCGCTCCTGCTGCTCCGGCAGGCGCTGAGTCTTCCTTCCGCACACCGGGAGAACGTCAAGATCGACTACTGGGGTGCCACGCTGATCGCCGCAGGCGTCAGTGCGCTGCTGATCTGGGTGTCGTTCCTCGACAACTCCTTCGCCTGGGCCTCGTGGCAGACCGCCGCCATGGTGACGGCCGCTCTGGCGCTGCTCGCCTCGGCCGCGTGGGTGGAGACCCGCGCCGCCGAGCCCGTCATCCCCCTCGGCATCGTCAGACAGCGCACGACCGCTCTCGCCATCCTCGGCAGCCTCGCCGTAGGGACGGCCATGTTCGGCAGTGGCGTGTTCCTTAGCCAGTACTTCCAGCTCAGCCGGGAACAGACCCCCACCGCGGCGGGCCTGCTGACGATTCCCATGATGGCCGGCACCCTGATCGCCTCCACGATCGCGGGTCGTCTCATCAGCCGTACCGGAAAGATCAAACCGTTCCTCGTCACCGGCGCCCTGCTCCTCACGGCCGGGTCCGCAGGGCTCGGCACCATCGACTCCACCACGTCCATGGCTTTCCTCGGCACCGCGATGATGTGCGTCGGCATGGGCGTCGGCATGACCTTGCAGAACTTCGTGCTCACCGTGCAGAACACCGTGGCCCTGAAAGACGTGGGAGCGGCCAGTTCGACGGTGTCCTTCTTCCGCTCCATGGGCGGCACGATCGGTGTCTCGGTGCTCGGCGCGATACTGGCCCGGCAGGTCCAGGACCGGATCACCCACGGTCTCGCCGCCGCCGGTCTGCCTTCCACGGGCGCCGCCGTCTCCGGAGCCACCGAGCCGTCGCACGCCGTGCGGGCGGTCGTCCGCGCGGCCTACGGCGACGCGACGGCGCAGGTCTTCCTCCTTTCGGCGGCCGCAGCCGTCCTCGCTGTCGTCGCCGCCCTTCTGATGAAACCGGTCAGCCTTCGCAGCAGCCTCGATCTGCCCGCGCCGACCTCGCCCACGGTTCCCGCCGGGCAGCGGAACGACGGTGCGGTCGAGTCCCGCTCATGA
- a CDS encoding malonate decarboxylase holo-ACP synthase produces the protein MTAVRPHDLLRLSRRRSVLPVGTPVWVASALATTPWVVVRRAPATAADRIAVGVCGPVRALRCALEIPAEWVAEALRPEELATRLGRANRDLPALHTLHAAASLIQGCVDLPWGPTGSVGFELATGMPAVTATSDLDLLIRSARLPIRGVAERLHAALGELPARVDCLIETDQGAVALGDLAASTTEVLLRTADGPRLVTVARETAG, from the coding sequence ATGACCGCGGTACGCCCGCACGACCTGCTGCGCCTGTCCCGGCGGCGGAGCGTCCTGCCCGTCGGCACCCCGGTCTGGGTGGCCTCAGCCTTGGCCACCACCCCCTGGGTCGTCGTCCGCCGGGCCCCGGCGACAGCGGCCGACCGGATCGCCGTCGGCGTCTGCGGACCGGTACGGGCACTGCGTTGCGCCCTGGAGATCCCCGCCGAATGGGTGGCCGAGGCGCTCCGCCCCGAGGAACTCGCCACGCGTCTCGGCAGAGCGAACCGGGACCTTCCGGCGCTTCACACGCTGCACGCCGCCGCCTCGTTGATCCAGGGGTGCGTCGACCTGCCGTGGGGGCCGACCGGCAGTGTGGGGTTCGAACTGGCCACCGGGATGCCCGCGGTGACGGCCACGAGCGATCTGGACCTGCTGATCCGCAGTGCGCGACTGCCGATCCGCGGCGTGGCGGAACGCCTCCACGCCGCACTCGGGGAACTGCCCGCGCGCGTCGACTGCCTGATCGAAACCGATCAAGGCGCCGTGGCACTGGGGGATCTCGCCGCGTCGACGACCGAGGTCCTGCTGCGTACCGCCGACGGTCCGCGCCTGGTCACCGTCGCCCGGGAGACGGCGGGATGA
- a CDS encoding serine protein kinase RIO, with amino-acid sequence MSHDHLSQHPQHPAFPDGFSTDAYRHVPPPGDIDDRFVFEFRTYDDLEDGRRWSTWHDVERLCQGPEPRPAWVVTSQGAVDTELGILKTGKEADVHLVERADPHDPAAGVVMAAKRYRSPERQTFHRSASYTEGRSMKRSRDERALKRKSTFGRQLAADEWAVSEWGALVRLWSLGLPVPYPVQIDGTEILMEWITVVDEDGTVATAPRLAQTRPSPELLESYFGQLTDALATMVQNGVVHGDLSAYNILAAGERVVVIDLPQIVDLVGNHNAMTFLQRDCANICDWFRSRGLDVDEHALFAELIAHAF; translated from the coding sequence ATGTCTCACGACCATCTCTCGCAGCACCCTCAGCACCCGGCCTTTCCTGACGGATTCAGCACCGACGCCTACCGCCACGTCCCGCCGCCGGGCGACATCGACGACCGGTTCGTCTTCGAGTTCCGTACCTACGACGACCTCGAGGACGGTCGGCGCTGGTCGACCTGGCACGACGTCGAACGCCTCTGCCAAGGCCCTGAGCCGCGTCCGGCCTGGGTGGTGACCTCGCAGGGCGCGGTCGACACCGAGCTCGGCATCCTCAAGACCGGCAAGGAGGCCGACGTCCACCTCGTCGAGCGCGCCGACCCGCACGACCCCGCCGCGGGCGTGGTCATGGCGGCCAAGCGGTACCGCTCTCCCGAGCGCCAGACATTCCACCGCTCCGCGTCCTACACCGAGGGCCGCTCGATGAAGCGCTCCCGTGACGAGCGGGCCCTCAAGCGGAAGAGCACCTTCGGCCGCCAGCTCGCGGCCGACGAGTGGGCGGTGTCCGAGTGGGGCGCGCTGGTGCGGCTCTGGAGCCTCGGACTCCCGGTTCCCTACCCGGTCCAGATCGACGGCACCGAGATCCTGATGGAGTGGATCACCGTCGTGGACGAGGACGGCACCGTCGCGACCGCGCCCCGGCTCGCGCAGACCCGGCCCTCACCCGAGCTGCTGGAGTCGTACTTCGGGCAACTCACCGATGCGCTCGCGACGATGGTGCAGAACGGCGTCGTGCACGGCGACCTCTCGGCGTACAACATCCTGGCGGCCGGCGAGCGGGTGGTCGTCATCGACCTGCCCCAGATCGTCGACCTGGTCGGCAACCACAACGCGATGACGTTCCTCCAGCGGGACTGTGCCAACATCTGCGACTGGTTCCGCTCCCGGGGCCTCGACGTCGACGAGCACGCGCTGTTCGCGGAGCTGATCGCGCACGCCTTCTGA
- the mdcC gene encoding malonate decarboxylase acyl carrier protein has protein sequence MQTLVYRFPADRVPVRPVHTGVVASGDLEILLVPPTTSVAYAEVRVRTSVDGFDTVWGQVLERFFARVPLAGHWDLNDSGATPGVVALRLGQAAEAATDTSEEQP, from the coding sequence ATGCAGACACTCGTCTACCGTTTCCCCGCTGACCGGGTGCCGGTACGGCCGGTCCACACCGGCGTCGTCGCCTCCGGTGACCTCGAGATCCTTCTCGTGCCCCCGACCACGTCCGTCGCGTACGCCGAGGTTCGGGTACGCACCAGCGTCGACGGCTTCGACACCGTGTGGGGCCAGGTGCTCGAGCGTTTCTTCGCCCGCGTCCCACTGGCCGGCCACTGGGATCTGAACGACTCCGGCGCCACCCCCGGAGTGGTCGCGCTGAGGCTCGGCCAGGCCGCGGAGGCCGCTACCGACACCTCTGAGGAGCAGCCGTGA